The sequence TTTTCTGGcgttccttctcctttttcaaaaTTTCACGGAAGCCCGTTCCCCTATGTACTTGCGCAACGAGCATATCTAGTTCTTGCAAGAGCGATCTGGCTGCAGATACAGCGGCAGCCAGACGAGTTTGGTAAGGTCGGAACTTTTCTAGTTCAGATGCGAAGAGTTGTGGTTCGACGTTCTGAGAGCGGcggttgagaagaagcaagttTGAGACGTCATCCGTCTGGATCTGTTTCATACTGTTAGTTGCCATAATCGTCATATGTAGATAACTGGCAAACCTTTTCTTTTAAGTCTCTCAGaacttcatctctttctgccctaatcttcttcaaacgATCTAGTTTCTCTCTACCGTCATCCATAGCTTTTCTCAAAgcatctctctcttcctgtcCTAACGCCTTTCTATCCgtttcttcgtcatccaGATCAAGTAGACTGACAGTTTTGTCTACTTTCTGAGGTTTTCCCTCAGCAATATCTCTAGCGGCTCTTTCGAGGTTACCCAGACCCGACGAtagaagagagattgagggCTGGATGGATTGCCAAAGGGATTGTAGATGGGTGTCAGAGGTGGACGccgaagagagagaagatagaTTGGCAGATAAATTGGAGCGCAGATTGGCAGTCTGTGGACCTGACGGGGATTGCGTAAAGTTGGGTGTATATTTAGCCTGTGGGTCCCATTAGCGGTAGTtccaggaagaagaacgtTGACTTACCCTCATGCGTTCACATTCTCGACTTTCGGCATCCAGAGCCCCGTTCAATTCTCTTAGTTCTCGCTCACATGCGCCTCTCTCACCATCCAGGCGACTCAAATCGTTTTCCACCTGTCTCTCATCCCCGACACTATCTACCAATCTTTTCAGTTCCTGACTTAGAGGaatatcatcattttcatctccttccaaaaGGTGCCGCCATCTGTCAATTTCTTCAGGGAGATTGAGATGGTCAAGCCCAGCTTGGACCTCCCCTTCTGCCACTTCAACCTTATCAACCTCGGCTCTCACCAactttgctttttcttctgaATAAACACTTGCAGATTCATGCACCGCAAGAGGGACCAGTCTAAGAAAGATGTCTGGCCCGATCAATTTTGTGACCTCTTGGTTACCGTATACGTCTTGAATAGTGATGGGAGCCGCGGGTGGCAACTTCTCTATGACTGGAAGACTAGCTTCGGAAGGAAGGACTTCATGATAGATGAGATCGTTATCCTTGACAGCCTGATCTTTGGCTTCACCACAGACAGTTGCATGAGCCTTGACGATTTCGTTCAAGGCATTAGCAGCGTCATGGGGCAAGCTGGGCGTTGACGCTCCCACAAAAGTATAAATGAAAGACGAAGCCTGTTTTTGGGCCTCTTGAATGAGGGAATTGGCTATCTTGAGCCTAACCAGTGCTGCGCCATGTTTGCCCCCAGCGCTATCTGATGTAGCCTTGTAGTACTGAGTCAGACTTCCAAACAGCTTGGCCTTGATCTGGAGTACATATAGCCAGTTCCGATCAAAGACGCCTTTGCCCTGaaactccttcatctcatccacGACGGATGTATACGTAGATGCTGTTTGATTGGCCGACCGGGCTATGAGGGAAGctgatttcttttcttcaatAAGCTTTTCCGTGAAGATCTCAGTAGCTTGAGCCATCATGATCCCAATCAAAAGATGGACCACTTCTCTACTGAGATCGGTTGAAGGGGCATGAAGAAAGTTTTCATTGATGTAGGTCAACATACCGGCAGAAGCTCGGGTGTTATAATAGGCTCGCTTCAAACCTTCAGGGTCTGAACGCGAGGCAGACTGGGCAAGAGacgagaggatggatgatatcaagtggatgatggaggcCTTTTCGAAAGCCAGTGAAGTTTGAGTAGTCAACTTGTCGGTGAAAGCATCATTCCTGCAGGATAAGTAAGCTTTGCCCATCATTTTTCATATAATACAATGCTTGCCATGGGAAGGAGACTTTGATCTCTGCAAATCTCAGTTCGAGCAACTCTAACTGTCCAAAGTACTTGTACAAAAGGTCCCTTGCTGGTTTATCATTAGCCGATAGCGAGTCCGGGAAAATAGATATTGCCTTACCTGTTTGATCGCTACCTGCACCTCTCACAGCATCTTGCCTACACCTTTGAAGGACTGCACATTCTTCGGCGTAATTGTTTGGATCTTCGCCATACGAGGCTGCGATAACGTGCCGAATGGGAGTGGCCCAGTCTACGTCCGTAGTTGTTTTGCGGGGGACTGCTATGAGGGGAGATTGAACCGACATGAATATAATCCCTTCTCGGAGTTTGAGTAGatgcaaagaagagaaaaacaaaaagtgTGCAACTAGACAACAGAGACAGGCGACAGCGAACAACGAAGCCGAACGTTGTCGGTGCCCGTGAACGCGCTCTACAGCGTCATACTCGCTGCGGCGGGTCATGAGCTCAATGGAACATATTACGTAAATGCCATGCATTTgcggcttcttctctttcccctcctgTGAAAGAACCGGTTATTTCGTATTCACTCAGTTTGAAATTCGTCCACACACATCTAGTTCATAAAAATGGCCAGTGGGTCAGCTACACGTCCGCATCAGGGTGAAGTTATACAGGAGGTACGTCCGATTCTGATCGTTTTCTGAGGCGATAGCAAGATTAACATCAGATGTGCAGTTCCTTGACGGTGGCTCTTATATCAGAGGTACGTATCGGGTAATTACTATATTGGAAGATTATGATTAGAATGTATATTTTCAAGCTGACCCAAAGATGTGGCATAAATCAGATAACCTCAGGGATGCTGTGACTGAACTTgacgaaagaagaaatacTAGAGAGGAAGGGCAGAAGGCTGCGAAAGCGATGGAAACTTTGGATGTAAGCAAGGCTGGAGATGTGAAAACCCAGGACGTTGAATTCATTGTAAGTGTCCCGTGTCCATTGAAACACTCGGAAACTGACTATGGTCTTGTTCTTAGGCTCAGCAGACAGGgctggacaagaaggaagctgaaAAAGTCCTGAGAGCAGAGAAAGGCGACCTGATCAAGGCTTTGTTGAAGTCAGTACAACCTAGGCGAAGGTCGAATTCTTTGAATGGTGATGCGATCCCCAAATGAGACACGGTCCATTGGGCTAGAAGATAGAAGGAACATAGCATATACCCTATCTGACAACATACATATACAAAGTATTTACACCTCCTCCAAGTACCCTTGTATGATTAACCTTTCCACCTGTGCTCTTTCCAATCTGAACCTTTGACCCTTCCTGAAATCGACCCTTTCTCCGCTATCAAGAAATACCTCTCCAGCATCCTTCACAACTCTCACATCGACCATTAATTCCCCAGGCGGCTTCTCTATTCCTGCTGTCAAGTCCAGTACATCTAGAAAATCGCTCTTGTAGTCAAGCATGAGGTTGTTATATCCTCTCAAAAAGTCAAGTTCTTGAGGACTCAGAGCCGAGCGTAGATCTGGGGCGTCCGCCTCAGGATTGACGCTTGCGCTTGCAGCGGGACTGAGCAGATATGCtaatcctcctccagcgtcccaccatctctccttAATTCCTCCCACCCTAGTCGCCAGATACGCCAGCAGACATCTTTTATTCCTCCTCGCCGCTAAATGTTGGACAGTAAGGTTGCACACCAGACCACGATCTTGTGTCAGGGATAGTTGTCCGTGAGACTCTGCTATAGACGCAATGGACGCGCCCAATTGCCGTGTTTCGAGGCAGATGGAAAGGATAAGAGGGAGGGCGTATTTGGGCAGAGGAAGTTGCGGTGTGGAAGAGAGTGTTGTGCGGTGGGAGGAGTTGACGAGCTGCAATGCGAGGTCGCCGTACATCTGTATACGATGAAGGTGTTGTTGGgggaggagtgggagagATGCTCACTGTCCGTATCTGTGTTGGTGCTCTGATGTCTGAAAAAGTAGAGGACTCTTGATGTTCGCCTGTACGCGTGTAGCTCGACGCGTCGGGAGCCCCCCCTCGAAGAAAATGAGTGTGGCGGCGTTGTTCGGGATTTAGTTCCGTCGGGTGGTGCGCGGCATCCCCGaattccttctctgctGCTTCTACCTCCGTCGCCTGGGGCTTCACTTTGTTTTCGCACAGTCAATCCTGGTACGTATTCAGACCAAAAAAATCCCATAGTAAGACCATTTCTCTCTGCACCCTATCCCTTCCACAGACTGACACCTTAACAGCCATGTTCCGCTCTCTTCGCGCTACCTCCACCATCGCTCGTTCCGCCGGTACGTTCACCTTGCGCCATTGCCGCAAAAAACGCTCTAGCCACTGCCGCAAGCCTATTCATTTGGCCATATCACTGACCAACTTTATGTAGCGGCTCCTCGGGGCTTTGCTACTTCGAGCGTCGCTCGTTCTTACGAGGACACTATCAAGAACATCCTCATCAGTAAGTGTTGCTTCGTTGACGTCAACAACATTGCGTTGGGGAGTTTCGTTGTTTTGCGATTCCTGCCTACTAGCATTatattcttctcttcttgtgtTCTACGACTGATAAGCGTTCTGTCACAGACAAGGACACCAAGGTCCTCGTCCAGGGTTTCACCGGTAAGACTGTAAGTCTTTTCTTTATCATACGCTGATTCTACTCGCGTATGATCAGCTGACACCTTGCCGATTGCATAGGGTACCTTCCACGCCCAACAAGCTATTGAATATGGTACAAAGATGATCGGTGGTACCAACCCCAAAGTATGTTATATGTTCTATCTCGCCTTGACCGTGCTTCGCCCGGCCACATTACCTGCGCTAATTTTAGATATTTCACAGAAAGCCGGGCAAACTCATCTTGGTCTCCCCGTTTTCGGCACCGTTCGTGAAGCTGTTCGAGAAGCTCAGCCTGATGCCTCTGTCATCTACGTTCCCCCTCCCTTCGCCGCCGATGCTATCATCGAAGCCATCGAGAACGAGATTAAGCTCATCGTCACCATCACTGAGGGTATCCCTCAGCGAGACCAAATCAGGGTTATGAACGCTTTGAAGAGTCAGAGCAAGAGCAGAATGATTGGTGGTAACTGTCCTGGGATCATCAGCGAAGGCTGTAAGATGGGTATTATGCCCGGCCATATCTTCAAACAGGGTAAAATCGGTGTCGTTTCTAGATCCGGAACGTAAGTAGACATCAACTTGTCCAAGCCCTTTGCCCCAAACTGATCTCAACTGCAGCTTGACTTATGAGGCCGTTAACCAGACCACTCTCGCTGGTCTTGGTCAGTCTCTCACCGTTGGTATTGGTGGTGACCCCTTCCCCGGTACCCAGCACATCGACGTTGTCAAGGTTCTCCTTTCCGACCCCCGTACAGAGGGTATCGTCCTCATTGGTGAAATTGGTGGTTccatggaggaggaggccgCTGCCTATCTCGAGCAGCACAACAAGAATTCTGCCAACCCCAAGCCTGTTGTTGCCTTCATTGCTGGTAGGACAGCTCCTCCTGGTAGGCGAATGGGTCACGCTGGTGCTATCATCAGTGGTGGTAAGGGCGCTGCCAGTGACAAGGTTGCTGCGCTTCAGAAGGCGGGTGCGATCATCGCGGAGAGTCCGGCGCAGATCGGTGGATTGATGTTGAAGGCCATGAAGGAGGCTGGCAAGGCTTAAATTTTAATGACACCCTTAGTGTAGTGATTACCATAGTGGACGTTTGGATGATATCCCGTAGACTTGCATCTTTACATATCCAACTAATGGCCAAGACAATTACAATCCATATGATAGCAGCTATCTACTCGACGTCCTTTAGAAGCTGAACAACTCTAGTATTATCAAGTGTACATGTGGTCGTTCCCCTCGATCTCCCTACTCTGTCTTCGACTCTCATTCCGGCTTCCGACATTGCTTCCTGCATTACTCCCCCCATTACTTCCGGTCATTCCACTCAGACTGCCAGTACCCGCCTGGCTCACTTCATCGGCCAGTTCTAGCCGCTGAATCATCCCTGGTGCGAGCGCCAACGTGCTCAAAAACGTATCATTCATGGGTGTAGCAGTTTCAGAAAGGGTAGTATTGCCAGATGGGTCGTAAGAACCTGGCTGCACAATCGGACGGGGGATggttgagcttgatggaGCAACAAAACCTTCCCGTTCTTCAGGCACTGTGGCGATGGTTTCAGACGTAACGTCAGGTCCAGCTGTTATGGGATCAACTTGAGCGACAGCTGTAGCTTGCCTAGCTAATGGCATGCCTGCCTGCAGACCTTCTGGCTCCCCTGGTACGTTGGGTGGAGGCAGAAGTTCATTGGCAGAAGCAACCTCACTGTTCCCCGCAACCATGGCTGTGCCAGTATTGACGTTGCCATTAGTTTCGATTGCGGCGGCGACAGCAGGCGTAGACGATCCGGCAGCCAGAATGGAATGGTTGGAAGCTCGTCGGGAGATGACGCTTGCTCTGCGAGATGCAATTTCCCAAGCATCTTCGGtctcaacatcatcttccaaattgGCAAATGTTCGCTATGCCATTCGTTAGCGAAGAACGTGGAGTCATTCATTCAAAAGATTGGCTTACACATAGAGGGCAAGAAAAGCCAGGGTAGTGTTGCAAGAGAAGCGGCCGGATGCATTTGTAATGGAAGACATGTGAACACGGTCTTGACCTTTGCGTCAGCGTTGAACACGCTCGGTTGGCATGTAACTCACGCTATGAAGAGCGATTGGCAGACTGTCACAGAAAACAAACAGATACAACAATCTGTCACGCTTGCTTTCGCCTTCTTACTGTGTGtatctttccctttgctGTCAGGAACCGATGCGTATCCACCAAGCGCCTTGAGTTGCTTAAGGGCATTAGTGCTTTGGCATGATCAGCTATAGCCATCGTCACGTAGACGCGTGGACTAACTTGAATTCGTTGGCACCTCGTTGCCATTCACGTCCAACTTCTACTCTCATCTTGATGCATTTGAACATATCTTCTGTGCCGCCTTGATAGTCGACTCCAAGCTGGAGAATATCTCCGTCCTGATTATTGACTATTAAGCCTATGCTGTTGCCTGAGTGGTAGATTAGGCTTACCTTGAGCATCATGGGCCTTGACTCCGTGTTCGGGCTGGATAATCTGATATGATTGAGGAATGTTCCCGAACTGCTTTTAGTATCTCGGATGTAGAACTATTCAATGTCAGTGTCTAATCCAGCTGCGTCCTTCATCAGGAGGACGTACCTTGCCACCTTCCTCACACCAGATCTCTGCATGGCTCCTGCTCACGACTTTACTCCTGAAAGCGGCTTTGCCGCTTGTTACCtcgcctccaccaccagctGCAGAAAAAGTTGCTGAACCTGTCCTGGGTCCATCAAGGCCTAACGTCCCATCACCGTTTAGATTCCCAATTCCACTGCCGCCTGTGCCCAGAGGTGCCGAGTTGGTTGGGACAGGCAACCTTTCCGATTTGTCTGTGAATCTACCAATCTTGAGGACAAGGGCCACGGGCTTCCCACCAACCgttgttcttcctccacccgCGCTGGAGAGAGTGCCCGGATCGGCGATTCGCAAGGCAGAATCGGAAGGAGTCGTTCCAGGGAAGGGAGTGACAATGATGGGTGCCATCTCGCGAATGACAGGATCAAATGGAAGGGAACGATTGGATTCCAAATGAGGGACCAGACGTATGCGATAGGTTTTGAGTGGGTTAGAAGGGTTACCAGGAGGTGTCGGGACAGTATTGAGAGACGCATCAGGAGCTAATGCCGAGGAGGTAGTAGGCGCTTGAGGGATGGCAATAGGCATTGTCAGTGTCTCGCtcaagaatggaagatAATCATAAACGATTGAAAGCccaagaaagaaaagggaaaagcaaaagtaATATTGAACTAATGGTAACACTCGCCACCGGTCAAGTAAGGtaggaagaaagaagtcaTATCGCACGGACCGCCATTCACTAAAGGCAAACGATTTCAAAGCTGACTCACTTGATCCGCTCAACGGCGTGCTGACAGTTCTAGTCACAGCTGGTCCAGTGTTCATCACACCGCCTCCCGTGGCTACCCCATTACCATTAGTACCGCCACTTGCCCTCCCTGAGACAGTCTGCTCTCTAGCGTTGGACCTTGTATTTCCTGCTCTTTCAGGGGTAGCTGATCTTTGAAACTGACTTTGGATCGGGCTGGTTAGGCTAGCTGATGTCGACGGCTGTTGCCCCAGAGTAGATGAACGAGCTCTAGTGCGCATAAATCCCAGAAACGAATGTCGAGAAGATGTCGGGGACGTAGCTTGAGCCCCAGTAGCACTGTTGGCGGCGGCAGGTGGAGGGGTAcgaggggaaggggaagtaGGGTTCGTAACGTTAGTTCCTGGTGGAGTTGCAGAGCTGGCAGGAAGAGCGATGTGGTTTGGCCGATCTTTGGGTGGCATGATTGGCACTTAATAATTGGACTCGGCTACAAATAAGACGATCGCGGTGATTGGGACGAGGTGGGCAATTCTTGATAACGTCAATGCCGATAGATTGCAGTCTCCTGACACAGATTCTTGTCCCTCGCCACAAGTACGACACTGTACCAAGCTCGCACTCACAGGATACCTCTCACTTGATTTCACCTGCGATAGGCGAATTTGATTGAATGCAGTACTTCCCGTTATGAGCCGgtaaagggaaagagaaagagttggATCCTTGTCCGTCTATTAGCAGTACCAATGATGAATCAGAGGTGACTACTTGACGAGTGAACTTCGACGTGCAATCGCCGGACGATTCTGCAGGATTGTGACGCCTAGCGACGGTAGACTTTGGATATGTCTGAAAAAAATCCGGCTGTTGCTGAAGTCGCCGTTCAAAAAAGTCTCGCCACTTCTTGTATCTATCCAAGGATGTCTGGGTAAACGCTGTAAAAGTAGTGCTGGATCAGCTAGCTGTGTCTCGTCCCGCAGGTTTGCCTCCGTCGTGGATAATGAATGTACAAAGTATATGCACTCACCGTCTCAACCTTGAATGGCTCAGCACCGGAGATGTCGTAGTACTATGCTTCTATTATATGCCGATCTAGTCTCAGATTGCTATTTACGCCTCTCAAGTGGtcgccctttccttttgctGTCGTATTTGCGATTCTTCGATCAGCGGGGCAAAGCGGGGGGCAAACCTTTGAGCTGGGGTGGAGGTTCGGATCCCTTTTTAAGGGTGTCGCCTGTACGTTGTATATGGAGACTAAATACGATACAGTAGGGGAAGGCAAGTTTTGGGGCTTCAGTATGATTGGCATCCACTCTGGGGTGGTAAACGGGCTCCgagaaatgatgatgtgcaTGGGAGATACGACGTCGCGAGCAGTCCTGCTATCTTTGGCTCTCTGCTGGTTTCTGCTCTGAATGATCTCGTCTGCCCACTTGAGCTGTCCTTGGCTCACCGGCGGATCGGTTCGGAAGTGGACAGCTCCGTTTCTCAGCAATTAATtattttttctttccattttctcttcctctgttaCGTAATAGCAAAACCCCCCCCGGTCTCCTCGGACATCCGGGCCTTGTCGGAGGACCGGTCATTGTCCGTGTTTGAGTACTACTAAAGGGCATCTAATCTATAATACATAGTACATGTGCAACGCAACAGAGCAACGATGTGATAGGAATACACCCAGCACTGCTATTGTGCTGTTAATGGCAATATTACCTATCACTATGAATATTCCTGTTATATAGTCACTATGAATACTCCTGTTATATAGAGAAAAGTGCATCTATCGATTACGATCGATATAAGATAGCTACTTACGGGCAGCCACACATGTCATTATCATGGTGCGAATACAAGAGGATCGATTACAAGCAAATATAACACAGATGATCAACATAGCAGTAGAAAAAGGAAACCCTTTCGACTCCATCTCCATACCCCTTGCCAACTGCCAGGAGTAGCCAATCATGCATTAATAGCGGCCTCCTCGtcaccttccacctcttccaattcctcttcctcttcctcttcttcttctctcagcctttcctcctcttttaATCTATTCCACCTTGCCAAGCGAGTTTTCTTGCTCGgcctgttcttcttcttcttctccttgcttGTAGACAAGCTCTTTGAGGCTGGTCGAGGAGCGATGTGGATGGTGATCTCTATCGAAGACTGATCGGGATCAGCATAAAGCAGCACAACCTACTGACAATTTAATTTACCTTGACCCTAGTCGCTCGCTCTGGCACATTAGCTTCCACAGAGCCGACATCGTTCAACCAAgcatcctctttttctacTGCATTATTGTCGTCTGTTTGACCGTCTTTCATTTTGCCCACTTCGTCAATGCATTCTACACTGCCCGTTCGAATTTCATACCacattcccttctctccttttggGTATGGTAACAGATCTAAAAGTGCgtggagaagcagaagggcATGAGAGATTGCGGGACCCAGGGCGTAAAGCGTGAGGGAGGTATATCTGTTTACACCTGATCAGTGTGGACCGCTTCCCCAACAAGAGTATACTCGcccttcatcaacaaccaAGCTTCTACATCTGCCCATTAAGGCACCAAGCGCCGTTTTGCGCGTGACAAAGATACACTCCCTTCCATGGCCAGCCTTGCCGGCATCCCCACGAGTCTTGGTCACACCTTGTAAAGGCTTGAGCGGAACGGTCGGTGCTTTGTGAGATGGGTGAGTCCATGCAGAGGGGTGGGCGGATGAACGTTGCTTGGGCGGCacaggtggtggaagtTTTTTGACGGCGGACGACATGCTGTACCTTTGGTGAACGGATAAAAAgtggtgaaggaagaatagATTCCAGTAGTCCAGGTTTGTCGTTATGAATTAGAAAACGGATGTAATGTGGCTAGATAAGGTTTGTAATAGGCCTTTGATTTCTAATCACCGCATTCCCTAAATATTTCTAAAGATTTCTAATTCTGAATTTTTCCCTGAACAGGCtggggaagaagccgaaCAGAGAACACAACCACCTTTTTATCCTTTTTTCCCCACTAGTTTTTGGACTCTCTATCCCGGCTGTCATCTAGCTTCTCCACCAGTGAGTTGGttccctccccctcctctcgTAACCTGCGTGTGTGCGTGTTCCATGATCGCTGTGCTGACTTATCCTAGCGATGCCCAACCCACCTGCAGGCGACTTCGGCCAATGGCGCTCGCCCCAGTCCCAGCAAACACCCCTTACCGAGGTCAGTATCCTATCCcatacttcttcttcttcctgtaaAAAAAGGGACAAGTTCGATTCGTCGCTACCGCTTGGGCCGTATTATCTGCTCTGGGCTTTTCAAGCACATAAAAGTCGTATGGAGACACTGCTGAcactcttctttttctgtttgtccttccattcctACGCTATGCCCTAAACCATGCGAATCGTCACTTTCTAACTGACTCGGCACTGGTGCCGGACACCGCATCCTTTCATCACAACTTTTTTCAACGCGCGACTTGGGATCTCATCTGGACCAacttttttcctttttttggtCGAACGACTGGGATTTGGTATAAACTTGAACAGCCTGCAAACCTTCCGGGCATATTTTCACCCAAGATAGACTCCCCTGCGATCAAACAACAAGACAAGAACGATCTCATTCATCCTAGCTTCTTGCCGCCGTGTGAGCACGGAGACGACGGCGATATGCATGCTCATGCTTTTGGTAAGCATCATCCCTCACTTTTCCGTTCGGGAGGCTCATTTCCCTCA is a genomic window of Cryptococcus tetragattii IND107 chromosome 7, whole genome shotgun sequence containing:
- a CDS encoding DNA replication complex GINS protein PSF1, encoding MYGDLALQLVNSSHRTTLSSTPQLPLPKYALPLILSICLETRQLGASIASIAESHGQLSLTQDRGLVCNLTVQHLAARRNKRCLLAYLATRVGGIKERWWDAGGGLAYLLSPAASASVNPEADAPDLRSALSPQELDFLRGYNNLMLDYKSDFLDVLDLTAGIEKPPGELMVDVRVVKDAGEVFLDSGERVDFRKGQRFRLERAQVERLIIQGYLEEV
- a CDS encoding vacuolar protein-sorting protein BRO1; the encoded protein is MSVQSPLIAVPRKTTTDVDWATPIRHVIAASYGEDPNNYAEECAVLQRCRQDAVRGAGSDQTARDLLYKYFGQLELLELRFAEIKVSFPWNDAFTDKLTTQTSLAFEKASIIHLISSILSSLAQSASRSDPEGLKRAYYNTRASAGMLTYINENFLHAPSTDLSREVVHLLIGIMMAQATEIFTEKLIEEKKSASLIARSANQTASTYTSVVDEMKEFQGKGVFDRNWLYVLQIKAKLFGSLTQYYKATSDSAGGKHGAALVRLKIANSLIQEAQKQASSFIYTFVGASTPSLPHDAANALNEIVKAHATVCGEAKDQAVKDNDLIYHEVLPSEASLPVIEKLPPAAPITIQDVYGNQEVTKLIGPDIFLRLVPLAVHESASVYSEEKAKLVRAEVDKVEVAEGEVQAGLDHLNLPEEIDRWRHLLEGDENDDIPLSQELKRLVDSVGDERQVENDLSRLDGERGACERELRELNGALDAESRECERMRAKYTPNFTQSPSGPQTANLRSNLSANLSSLSSASTSDTHLQSLWQSIQPSISLLSSGLGNLERAARDIAEGKPQKVDKTVSLLDLDDEETDRKALGQEERDALRKAMDDGREKLDRLKKIRAERDEVLRDLKEKIQTDDVSNLLLLNRRSQNVEPQLFASELEKFRPYQTRLAAAVSAARSLLQELDMLVAQVHRGTGFREILKKEKERQKIIRDWEKRLIEAGESYAEIRAGLGKGLSYYDSLRGVIEDLKMEVQRFVNSREQERRRMIGDIETRQRLGGVSPSAGGAIANRGLEERIASLKVDAPPQPPRPSISSTPSLPPPPGQGNSSATSSYMPPPPPPKPESNPYDFSALARFGTIATPSVSSPCYPPPPSRPTYASPPFSPQQPAGQSGHLPYTPPPGHVPQPLQPQYPSSQNQQQGQGYGYPGYGQQGGYGGGYGQYR